The following coding sequences lie in one Bacteroidota bacterium genomic window:
- the fumC gene encoding class II fumarate hydratase has protein sequence MEFRIETDTMGEVKVPADKYWGAQTERSRNNFKIGPEASMPKEIIYAFGYLKKAAAMANCELGVLPAEKKDLIAKACDEIIAGKLDDQFPLVIWQTGSGTQSNMNANEVIAYRAHVMSGGKLADEKKVLHPNDDVNKSQSSNDTYPTAMHIASYKQVVDITLPGMEKLRDTLLKKSNDFKSIVKTGRTHFMDATPLTLGQEFGGYAQQLTNSIRAIKNALEMVRELALGGTAVGTGLNTPKGYDVLVAKKIAELTGLPFVTAPNKFEALAAHDAMVELSGALKRAAVALMKIANDVRMLSSGPRCGIGEIIIPDNEPGSSIMPGKVNPTQPEALTMVCAQVMGNDVAVSIGGSNGHFELNVFKPVIAANVLQSARLIGDACVSFNDNCAVGIEPNLPILKQHLENSLMLVTALNTHIGYEKAAKIAKTAHKGNKTLREAAIELGYVTNEQFDQWVKPEDMCGSMK, from the coding sequence ATGGAATTCAGAATTGAAACAGACACAATGGGCGAGGTAAAAGTACCTGCTGATAAATACTGGGGAGCACAAACAGAGCGCTCTCGCAACAATTTTAAAATAGGACCAGAAGCAAGTATGCCAAAGGAAATTATCTATGCGTTCGGCTATTTGAAAAAAGCAGCTGCCATGGCAAACTGTGAATTGGGTGTTTTACCTGCTGAGAAAAAAGATCTGATTGCGAAAGCTTGTGATGAAATTATTGCAGGAAAATTAGATGATCAATTTCCATTGGTGATTTGGCAAACCGGTTCCGGTACTCAATCCAACATGAATGCGAATGAAGTAATTGCTTATCGTGCGCACGTGATGAGTGGCGGAAAATTAGCAGATGAGAAAAAAGTATTGCATCCGAATGATGATGTGAATAAATCACAATCTTCCAACGACACCTATCCTACCGCGATGCATATTGCATCATATAAACAAGTAGTAGACATCACACTTCCGGGAATGGAAAAGTTGAGAGATACCTTGTTAAAAAAATCCAACGATTTTAAAAGTATAGTAAAAACAGGTCGTACGCACTTTATGGATGCAACACCTTTAACACTCGGACAAGAGTTTGGAGGGTATGCACAACAATTAACGAATAGTATCCGAGCAATTAAAAATGCATTGGAAATGGTTCGCGAATTGGCTTTGGGAGGAACAGCAGTGGGAACCGGACTCAACACACCAAAAGGATATGATGTGTTGGTTGCGAAAAAAATTGCAGAATTAACAGGATTACCATTTGTAACAGCACCAAATAAATTTGAAGCATTAGCAGCACACGATGCAATGGTAGAATTATCTGGAGCTTTAAAACGTGCTGCTGTTGCATTGATGAAAATTGCAAACGATGTCCGCATGTTATCATCAGGACCACGTTGCGGAATTGGTGAAATCATCATTCCTGATAACGAACCGGGCTCATCCATCATGCCAGGGAAAGTAAATCCAACACAACCGGAAGCATTAACCATGGTGTGCGCACAAGTAATGGGAAATGATGTTGCTGTTTCCATTGGTGGATCCAACGGCCATTTTGAATTGAACGTTTTCAAGCCGGTGATTGCCGCAAACGTACTGCAATCTGCACGTTTAATTGGTGACGCATGTGTTTCTTTCAACGATAATTGTGCTGTAGGAATTGAGCCTAACTTACCAATTTTAAAACAACATTTAGAAAACTCATTAATGTTGGTAACTGCATTAAACACGCATATTGGTTATGAAAAAGCAGCTAAAATTGCTAAAACTGCACACAAAGGAAATAAAACCTTGCGTGAAGCAGCCATTGAATTGGGATATGTAACCAACGAACAATTTGATCAATGGGTAAAACCGGAAGATATGTGTGGGAGTATGAAGTAG